A stretch of DNA from Kiritimatiellia bacterium:
CAATTGAGTGTTCTTCTCAATTGCTTCTCGCACAGCTTTCAAATACGGAAATATGTTTGCATCGATATTGAACCAGAACTCTGGATAGTGTTCGTCAATGTCAGGGATCAGATCATCGACATCCATAAAGACAAGACGTGGATCATTTACGTCAGCGATAATGTGAGATCTCGCGTTCTCATTTATTTTACCGCTTACACACAATACTACCTTCGTCGGGCGTTTTCTTTCCTTTGTTTTAACAAGCATAATTGACGACTCTTTTGCCGTTTTAAGCTGGGTTATTGCTTGGACAATATTATGCGCCACTTTTGCACCCATATTCATGTTCCCCCGCTTGGTCTGAACGGCGTAAAGGTCCGTAAGTCCCAAGGGGTCGCGGCCAACAAATATCGCATCTTTCCCAGCCTCCAGAGGGCCGCATAGGTCGCGGCCATCCTCCAGTTTACGCCTCAGAAATAATGGACGAACAACTTTGTCGCGAAAGTCATCTTCCGATAGAGAAAGAAGGTATCGCTCCTTCTTATACCGAGATAACGATTTGGCACGTTCAATCAATTCTGAATTCATTATCTACCTCCCTATTCATGTGCGAACGTCCACGCTCTCCCTCACCTTGACCGTCCGCGGCAAGGTGTAGGTGAGTAGCGTGTTGTTGGGCCATCTTGCCTCATTGCTGTGCCCGGAGTCCATCCCGCAGTTTCTCCGCAATCCGATCCCGTAGGCTCTTCGGGGCGAGCACCTTCACGTCCGGCATCCAGGACAGGACCCAGCGTACCAGTTCCTTGCGTCCTGTCGTCTCCATCCGCATCTCGACGCAGCCGTCCG
This window harbors:
- a CDS encoding WYL domain-containing protein, translated to ARQAFGIVGGEKPIRVRLLFDPKLAVYITERQWHPSQEFRTRADGCVEMRMETTGRKELVRWVLSWMPDVKVLAPKSLRDRIAEKLRDGLRAQQ